Proteins from a single region of candidate division WOR-3 bacterium:
- the gyrA gene encoding DNA gyrase subunit A, which translates to MEERITTVYIEDEIKSSYLDYAMSVIVGRALPDVRDGLKPVQRRILFAMHEAGLASNRPHKKSATVIGDVLGKYHPHGDMAIYDALVRMAQDFSMRYPLIDGQGNFGSIDGDAAAAYRYTEARFTPIAEELLKDLEKDTVDFVPNFDGRLKEPVVLPASFPNLLCNGASGIAVGMATNIPPHNLGEIINALNALIDDPEIEDKKLLKYVPGPDFPTGGIIAGKKGIEEAYLTGKGRIFIRGKIKIEDLKGGKQAIVITEIPYQVNKAALLEKMAQLVKEKKIEDITDLRDESDKDGIRVVVELKRDANPEIVLNNLYKFTNLQTTYSIQILALVDGVPRTITLKQALQHFLNFRFEVITRRTKFELAEAEKKAHILEGLKIAIENIDEVVNIIKKSADAKTAKERLMKRFSLTEAQAQAILDMRLARLTNLEKEALEKEYLGLIKEIARLKSILASPKGVYGVIKKELSELAAKYQDSRRTTISEMEPEELTIEDLIAEEDMVITLTQRGYIKRQPITTYRNQTRGGQGRKLVETGEEDFANQLLIAKTTDTLLFFTDAGKVYASKVYEIPEAGPFSKGRSIANLIEMGEGEKVTACLGIKEFSNKFFIFMTTKLGKVKKTALDEYENVRKKGIIAIKLEEKDKLIAAELTTGKDSVLLTTRNGLTLRFSEKKIRPMGRNASGVRGMKLEKGDEVVSFNIAREEEDMLIIGENGLGKRIKFSDVNEKGRGGKGVRAMTIDEKTGRVAGAVNVSDDDDLLAMTMSGKGIRTPVKEIRVMGRHARGVKIITLEKGDKVVSVARIKAEV; encoded by the coding sequence ATGGAAGAACGCATTACGACGGTGTATATCGAAGATGAAATAAAATCGAGTTATCTCGATTATGCGATGAGCGTGATCGTGGGCCGGGCATTGCCCGATGTCCGCGACGGGTTAAAACCCGTCCAGCGCCGAATTTTGTTCGCCATGCATGAAGCAGGGCTTGCCTCCAATCGGCCCCATAAAAAGAGTGCTACAGTGATCGGTGATGTCCTCGGTAAGTATCATCCCCATGGCGATATGGCGATCTATGATGCCTTGGTCCGCATGGCCCAGGATTTTTCCATGCGTTATCCCCTCATCGATGGTCAGGGCAATTTCGGTTCAATTGACGGGGATGCAGCCGCTGCCTATCGTTATACCGAGGCAAGGTTCACACCGATTGCTGAAGAACTGCTGAAGGATTTAGAGAAAGATACTGTTGATTTCGTGCCTAATTTTGATGGCCGGCTAAAAGAGCCGGTGGTATTACCCGCATCTTTTCCCAATCTTTTGTGCAACGGTGCCTCGGGCATTGCCGTTGGTATGGCAACGAATATTCCGCCGCACAATCTGGGTGAGATCATCAATGCGCTCAATGCCTTAATCGATGATCCGGAGATTGAGGATAAGAAACTTTTAAAATATGTCCCCGGACCAGATTTTCCCACGGGTGGAATCATCGCGGGCAAAAAGGGGATTGAGGAAGCCTATCTGACCGGTAAAGGACGGATTTTCATCAGGGGCAAGATTAAGATAGAAGATTTAAAAGGTGGCAAACAGGCGATCGTGATTACTGAGATTCCTTACCAGGTTAATAAAGCCGCATTACTGGAGAAAATGGCCCAACTGGTAAAGGAGAAAAAAATTGAGGATATTACGGACTTAAGGGATGAATCGGATAAAGATGGCATCCGGGTAGTGGTGGAATTGAAAAGGGATGCCAATCCCGAGATAGTACTGAATAACCTCTATAAATTCACCAATTTGCAGACCACCTATAGCATTCAAATCCTGGCACTGGTTGATGGAGTGCCCAGGACGATAACATTAAAACAGGCGCTCCAACACTTTCTTAATTTCCGTTTTGAGGTCATAACCCGCCGGACCAAGTTTGAACTGGCTGAGGCCGAGAAAAAGGCGCATATCCTGGAAGGATTAAAGATTGCGATCGAAAATATTGATGAAGTGGTGAACATCATTAAAAAATCCGCAGATGCAAAGACGGCAAAAGAAAGACTGATGAAAAGATTCTCCCTCACCGAGGCCCAGGCTCAGGCAATACTTGATATGCGTCTTGCCCGGCTGACAAATCTTGAGAAAGAAGCACTGGAAAAGGAGTACTTGGGATTGATAAAGGAAATCGCCCGCTTAAAATCAATTTTGGCATCACCCAAAGGTGTCTACGGTGTGATAAAGAAAGAATTGAGCGAACTTGCCGCTAAATATCAAGATAGCCGGCGGACTACGATCTCCGAGATGGAACCCGAGGAACTCACGATTGAAGATTTGATTGCTGAAGAAGATATGGTGATCACATTAACCCAGCGTGGTTATATCAAACGCCAACCTATCACCACCTATCGGAATCAGACCCGCGGGGGTCAGGGACGGAAACTGGTGGAAACCGGTGAAGAAGATTTCGCGAATCAACTATTGATCGCAAAGACCACCGACACCCTTTTATTCTTCACCGATGCCGGCAAGGTATATGCTTCAAAGGTTTATGAAATTCCTGAGGCAGGACCTTTTTCCAAGGGGCGATCGATTGCCAATCTCATCGAAATGGGCGAAGGCGAAAAGGTGACCGCCTGCTTAGGGATAAAGGAATTTTCCAACAAATTCTTTATCTTCATGACTACAAAGTTGGGTAAGGTGAAAAAGACGGCGCTCGATGAGTATGAAAATGTGCGTAAGAAGGGTATTATCGCAATAAAATTGGAGGAAAAGGATAAGCTCATCGCTGCTGAACTCACCACCGGCAAAGACTCGGTTTTATTGACCACCCGGAATGGGTTGACCTTGAGATTTTCAGAAAAGAAGATACGACCCATGGGCAGGAATGCGAGCGGTGTGCGAGGGATGAAGCTGGAAAAAGGCGATGAGGTTGTAAGTTTTAACATTGCCCGGGAAGAAGAGGATATGCTCATAATTGGTGAGAACGGGCTTGGCAAGCGCATAAAATTCTCCGATGTTAACGAAAAGGGTCGGGGGGGTAAAGGGGTGCGGGCGATGACGATCGATGAGAAGACCGGCAGAGTGGCAGGAGCAGTGAATGTGAGTGATGACGATGATCTTTTAGCCATGACGATGAGCGGGAAAGGGATAAGAACCCCGGTGAAGGAGATCCGGGTGATGGGCAGACATGCCCGGGGAGTGAAGATAATCACCCTTGAGAAAGGTGATAAAGTGGTATCAGTAGCCCGGATAAAGGCTGAAGTGTAA
- a CDS encoding 2-oxoacid:acceptor oxidoreductase family protein, producing the protein MALRYEVRLSGSGGQGLILAGKILAEAAAIYDNKNATQSQSYGPEARGGSSRSEVIISDTEIDYPKAVNIDFLLALTQEACDKYSKDVKEGGTILVDSRFVTKLPEGKFKVYSAPITEIAEQETGKSLVANIVALGMITELTKIVSQQAVESAILSRVPKGTEELNLKAFRAGIAAAQKLL; encoded by the coding sequence ATGGCACTTAGATATGAAGTCAGACTGAGTGGTTCAGGTGGCCAAGGTTTGATTCTTGCCGGTAAGATTCTTGCTGAAGCCGCAGCAATATACGACAACAAAAACGCCACTCAGAGCCAATCCTATGGTCCCGAGGCACGGGGAGGTTCGAGCCGTTCCGAAGTCATCATCAGTGATACCGAGATCGATTATCCCAAGGCGGTAAATATTGATTTTTTACTCGCCCTGACCCAGGAAGCGTGCGATAAATATTCCAAGGATGTGAAAGAAGGGGGAACAATACTTGTGGATTCTCGATTTGTGACCAAATTGCCCGAGGGTAAATTTAAGGTTTATTCAGCCCCGATTACCGAGATTGCCGAACAGGAAACGGGCAAATCATTGGTCGCTAATATTGTAGCCCTTGGGATGATTACCGAACTCACCAAGATTGTTTCCCAACAAGCCGTGGAATCAGCAATCCTCTCCCGGGTGCCGAAGGGAACCGAAGAGTTAAATCTCAAGGCATTCCGTGCTGGCATTGCTGCGGCTCAGAAACTTTTGTAA
- a CDS encoding 2-oxoacid:acceptor oxidoreductase subunit alpha, translating to MRKIALMTGNEACAEAAIVAGMRFFAGYPITPSSEIAEVLSRRLPEVGGVFIQMEDEIASMGAIIGASLAGVKSMTATSGPGFSLMQENIGYASMAEVPVVVVDVQRGGPSTGLPTLPSQADVMQARWGTHGDHPVIAVAPATVQETYEWTIKAFNLSEKYRVPVILLMDEIVGHLNEKIVIPERSEIEIINRKLTTDPPEKYLPYKITEDDIPPIAHYGTGYRFNVTGLSHDESGFPTNDPVKIDALYRRINRKIERYKNEIISYKTELLDDAEVCLVTYGSTARSAKRAMYEARAAGIKVGLFQLYVIWPFPYEKLRELAVRIKKFIVPEMNLGQIAHEVECATRTEAIKVNRVDGSPVTPGEILEQIRHVSV from the coding sequence ATGAGAAAAATTGCGTTGATGACTGGGAATGAGGCGTGTGCCGAGGCGGCAATCGTTGCCGGGATGAGATTTTTTGCTGGTTATCCGATCACTCCTTCTTCGGAAATTGCCGAGGTTCTATCCCGAAGGTTACCCGAGGTGGGTGGAGTCTTTATCCAGATGGAAGATGAGATTGCCTCCATGGGAGCGATCATCGGAGCTTCCCTGGCCGGAGTCAAGTCTATGACCGCCACCAGTGGTCCGGGATTTTCATTGATGCAAGAAAACATCGGTTATGCATCCATGGCTGAAGTTCCGGTGGTTGTAGTCGATGTTCAGCGCGGTGGTCCGAGCACAGGTCTGCCAACCCTACCTTCTCAGGCAGATGTGATGCAGGCAAGATGGGGAACACACGGAGACCACCCGGTGATCGCGGTTGCCCCAGCTACAGTCCAGGAGACATACGAATGGACAATCAAGGCATTCAATCTTTCAGAAAAATATCGGGTGCCGGTGATCCTCCTGATGGATGAAATCGTCGGGCATTTAAACGAGAAGATCGTGATTCCAGAAAGAAGCGAAATTGAGATCATCAACCGGAAACTCACCACCGACCCACCAGAAAAATATCTACCATATAAAATTACCGAGGATGATATCCCACCTATCGCCCATTATGGAACCGGTTACCGATTCAATGTCACCGGGCTGAGCCATGATGAGAGCGGATTCCCCACCAATGATCCGGTGAAAATCGATGCCTTATACCGGCGGATAAATCGAAAGATTGAGCGGTATAAAAATGAAATAATATCTTATAAAACCGAACTGCTCGATGATGCCGAGGTATGTCTTGTGACCTATGGCTCTACCGCCCGTTCCGCAAAAAGGGCTATGTATGAAGCGAGGGCAGCCGGGATAAAAGTTGGCTTGTTCCAGCTTTATGTCATCTGGCCATTTCCTTATGAAAAATTGAGGGAACTGGCAGTGCGGATAAAAAAATTTATTGTTCCTGAGATGAACCTGGGGCAGATTGCCCATGAGGTAGAATGTGCCACCCGGACTGAAGCGATCAAAGTCAATCGGGTGGATGGAAGTCCTGTCACCCCTGGGGAAATACTGGAGCAAATAAGGCATGTTTCCGTATAA
- a CDS encoding NDP-sugar synthase gives MIEVKNMKGIVLAAGYGKRLGSITQILPKPLLPINGKPIIELIIEKLKTAGIEEIGINLYYKADLIKSALKDIPGLYLVVERYLSGTGGALLNFRDFVSDDFLLHNCDVLSNVDLKKVIQQHKIHAPLATVVLVKNQATNRVRIRKYRITKFYKKRMPDCYTYAGIAVISKKIFKYFPDDKKIFSLPEIFNLALEKGELLYPYITCDFWCDIGTPKVFKTLTGKLKNLVTKVSEPQQCQHGMP, from the coding sequence ATGATTGAAGTTAAAAACATGAAGGGGATCGTCCTTGCCGCAGGATATGGTAAAAGATTAGGATCGATTACCCAAATACTGCCCAAGCCATTACTTCCAATTAACGGTAAACCGATAATTGAGCTAATCATTGAAAAATTAAAAACCGCAGGAATCGAAGAGATTGGTATTAACCTTTACTACAAAGCGGATTTGATAAAAAGTGCATTGAAAGATATTCCAGGCCTATATCTTGTCGTGGAAAGATATCTTTCTGGAACCGGTGGCGCATTGTTAAATTTCCGGGATTTTGTCTCCGATGATTTTCTGCTTCATAACTGTGATGTCCTATCAAATGTCGATTTAAAAAAGGTGATTCAACAGCATAAAATTCACGCACCGCTGGCAACGGTCGTGCTTGTCAAAAATCAAGCCACAAACCGGGTACGCATAAGGAAATATAGGATCACAAAATTTTATAAAAAAAGAATGCCTGATTGCTATACCTATGCAGGGATTGCTGTGATCTCAAAAAAGATTTTTAAATATTTTCCCGATGACAAAAAAATCTTCAGTCTCCCGGAAATCTTTAACCTTGCCCTTGAGAAGGGAGAGTTACTTTACCCCTATATCACCTGTGATTTCTGGTGTGATATCGGTACTCCCAAGGTTTTTAAAACCCTCACCGGTAAGTTAAAAAATCTTGTTACAAAAGTTTCTGAGCCGCAGCAATGCCAGCACGGAATGCCTTGA
- a CDS encoding 4Fe-4S binding protein, whose translation MTVATRRFEVIINEKWCKGCEICVVFCPKKVLAMEKTKAKVVNPDACTGCQLCEIYCPDFAIEVEKL comes from the coding sequence ATGACCGTGGCTACCCGGCGCTTTGAGGTGATAATAAATGAAAAATGGTGTAAAGGCTGTGAAATTTGCGTGGTTTTCTGTCCCAAAAAGGTATTAGCAATGGAAAAGACCAAGGCAAAAGTCGTGAATCCTGATGCCTGCACTGGTTGTCAGCTCTGTGAGATATATTGTCCTGATTTTGCCATAGAAGTAGAGAAGTTATAA
- a CDS encoding cytidine/deoxycytidylate deaminase family protein, with protein MTKTQDKRTRSEQRQSWDEYFMGIAELVAKRSTCLRRQVGAVIVKDKRILATGYNGAPSGIAHCAEVGCIRGKMGIASGERHELCRGVHAEQNAIIQAANFGVNIEGATIYTTHQPCFICTKMLINAKIKKIIFKEAYPDKLAIAMLRESGVKLVKLK; from the coding sequence ATGACGAAAACCCAAGATAAAAGGACTCGCTCTGAACAGCGCCAATCCTGGGATGAATACTTTATGGGGATTGCGGAACTGGTAGCAAAACGTTCCACCTGCTTACGCCGACAGGTAGGAGCGGTGATTGTCAAAGACAAAAGAATCCTCGCTACAGGCTATAACGGTGCACCCAGCGGCATCGCTCATTGTGCCGAGGTCGGCTGTATCCGTGGTAAGATGGGCATTGCCTCAGGTGAAAGGCATGAATTATGCCGAGGTGTCCATGCGGAACAGAATGCCATTATTCAGGCGGCAAATTTCGGAGTCAATATTGAAGGGGCAACGATATACACCACCCATCAACCTTGTTTTATCTGCACCAAGATGTTGATCAATGCCAAGATAAAGAAGATCATTTTTAAAGAAGCCTATCCTGATAAACTGGCAATTGCGATGCTCCGGGAATCAGGTGTGAAGTTGGTAAAATTGAAATAG
- a CDS encoding 2-oxoacid:ferredoxin oxidoreductase subunit beta gives MFPYKKYLRLDKFPHIWCTGCGCGIVMKAMLRAIDRAGIQKDDVAIVSGIGCSSRTPGYLDFNTLHTHHGRAIAFATGLKLAKPRLKVIVVTGDGDATAIGGNHFIHAARRNLDMTVLLYNNHIYGMTGGQVSPTTPFGKKASTAPYGSTEPDFDISNLAIAAGAAFVARSTCYHATQLDKLIEKALLKKGFALIEVLTQCPTYYGRPNRLGSAVDMLKYYKENSIPVETARKLSPEEIKGKITIGVLHDIERPEFCEEYQKLVDRVRIKNE, from the coding sequence ATGTTTCCGTATAAAAAGTATTTAAGACTGGATAAATTCCCGCACATCTGGTGCACAGGTTGTGGTTGCGGGATTGTGATGAAGGCGATGTTGCGGGCGATAGACCGAGCAGGGATTCAAAAGGACGATGTCGCAATCGTTTCAGGAATTGGGTGTTCCTCCCGGACCCCAGGTTATCTCGATTTCAATACCCTCCATACCCACCATGGCCGGGCAATCGCCTTTGCGACTGGTTTAAAACTAGCAAAACCCAGATTAAAGGTGATTGTAGTTACGGGTGATGGCGATGCTACCGCAATCGGTGGTAACCATTTCATCCATGCGGCACGTCGTAACCTCGACATGACCGTCCTCCTTTATAATAACCATATCTATGGTATGACCGGTGGTCAGGTATCACCCACAACCCCGTTTGGGAAGAAGGCAAGCACTGCACCATATGGAAGTACAGAGCCGGATTTCGATATCTCCAATCTGGCAATTGCTGCTGGCGCCGCTTTCGTAGCACGTTCCACCTGCTATCATGCAACCCAGCTCGATAAACTAATAGAAAAGGCTCTGCTGAAAAAAGGTTTTGCCTTGATCGAAGTTTTGACCCAGTGTCCCACCTATTACGGACGGCCGAATCGGCTTGGTAGTGCTGTTGATATGCTGAAGTATTACAAAGAAAATAGCATTCCAGTAGAAACAGCCCGAAAATTGAGTCCTGAAGAAATAAAAGGCAAAATCACCATCGGTGTTTTACATGATATTGAGAGACCCGAATTCTGTGAAGAGTATCAGAAATTGGTGGATCGGGTCCGGATAAAAAATGAATAA
- a CDS encoding archease, giving the protein MPYRYLDHTADLGIEVEAPSIEELFIDTAKAIFETQIDGAILENKELTFEISSVSLEELLIEWCRELIYNFSVNGFIPAVYKVEIKPDYKLKAFLKGDIFTSGRHRIKLEVKNATYHNLFIQRKDDLYHARIIFDV; this is encoded by the coding sequence ATGCCCTATCGCTATTTAGACCATACTGCAGATTTGGGTATTGAAGTAGAAGCACCATCAATTGAGGAATTGTTTATTGATACTGCCAAAGCAATCTTCGAAACACAGATAGATGGTGCGATCTTGGAAAACAAAGAATTGACCTTTGAAATAAGCAGTGTTTCCCTTGAAGAGCTACTCATTGAGTGGTGCCGGGAATTGATCTATAATTTTTCGGTAAATGGTTTTATCCCGGCGGTTTATAAGGTGGAGATAAAACCGGATTACAAACTGAAGGCATTTTTAAAGGGTGATATATTTACTTCCGGAAGACATAGGATAAAGTTAGAGGTGAAAAATGCCACATACCACAATTTGTTTATTCAAAGGAAAGACGATTTGTATCACGCCCGGATTATATTTGATGTCTGA
- a CDS encoding alpha-amylase family glycosyl hydrolase, translating into MFEFHIRKECRDKYKFDLSLYQASGNVIFIDFQAVKKFVVQWNALRRAAGQNLIRPGELNAMGLIDEILHIVVERYQLERNPDAFKKSLEYLKRKLGAKKIDRLIHKFIELFPPRDVYTKKISAEEYLREDTWGKPNLQIALQEILMLGLANENPAFAQFKELFDDNELLAHTSYHQVLVEIEKFFQTQPAYGPENQSLIELLKAPMRAAPHSLVGQLLYIKKHWKMLLSPELQERLTMRILVSLDFIKEETKERIGGPGPALILEFKENLEDSSAHPGDEPRFSPDTEWMPKVVMIAKHTYVWLYQLSKKYKREIKKLDEIPEEELKILSDWGFNALWLIGIWERSKASAKIKKLCGNPEALASAYSIYDYEVARDLGGESAFNALKERALRYNIRLAVDMVPNHTAIDSKWIKEHPDWFIQCSKPPFFNYRFHGPNLSEDPELEIYIEDGYYNRTDAAVVFKLVEKKTQRVRYIYHGNDGTSTPWNDTAQLNFLLPEVREAVIQKIIEIARKAPIIRLDAAMTLTKRHYHRLWFPEPGKGGDIPSRSEYSMTTAQFNKLFPREFWREVVDRIAQVAPDTLLLAEAFWLMEGYFVRNLGMHRVYNSAFMNMLKMEQNKEYHQVLKNVLDYNPEILRRFVNFMSNPDELTAVQQFGKDDKYFGVCIMMVTMPGLCMFGHGQIEGFQEKYGMEYARSYWDEKPDEYLIKRHEKEVFPLLKKRHLFSGVENFYLYDFYDEKGNIDDNVFAYSNGSTTERVLVVYNNRYQETRGWVRASERFHTKNLCAGLNLKCQEGLYYLCRENRSNLFYLISPLDIEKNGWYLHLGAYKYHVYMDFEEVSDQPDGNYKRLYEFLGGGGFLNLKWALKGMELIQGMEKACAFIKTMEPLLEKSLLFDALKDALKRPTELKDLFLYTPLGLIIEQGINLLEKKTTLSNFFQIPAVKDFIFVHHYEEIEWFNKERLELLLALLFIELIGHRFTSDDYKNIIAGFDQILKIAMTSGYQFGKFINNLTQLDCWV; encoded by the coding sequence ATGTTTGAATTCCACATCCGTAAAGAATGCCGCGATAAATATAAATTTGATCTCTCCCTTTATCAAGCAAGCGGCAATGTCATATTCATTGATTTCCAGGCAGTAAAAAAATTTGTCGTCCAATGGAATGCCTTAAGAAGGGCCGCAGGACAGAATTTGATTCGACCCGGTGAATTAAACGCAATGGGGCTTATCGACGAGATTCTCCATATTGTCGTTGAGAGATATCAACTGGAAAGAAACCCCGATGCCTTTAAAAAATCACTGGAGTATCTCAAGAGAAAACTTGGGGCAAAAAAGATTGACCGACTTATTCACAAATTCATTGAGTTATTTCCGCCTCGGGATGTGTATACGAAAAAGATAAGTGCTGAAGAATACCTCAGAGAGGATACATGGGGTAAACCTAATCTCCAGATCGCTCTCCAGGAAATATTGATGCTTGGTCTCGCCAATGAAAACCCAGCGTTTGCTCAATTTAAAGAATTATTTGACGATAACGAATTACTCGCGCATACCTCCTACCATCAGGTTCTCGTAGAAATTGAGAAGTTTTTTCAAACCCAGCCCGCTTATGGACCAGAGAATCAATCACTGATCGAATTACTCAAGGCACCGATGCGGGCAGCACCCCATTCCCTTGTCGGGCAGTTGTTATATATCAAAAAACACTGGAAAATGCTACTTTCGCCAGAATTGCAGGAAAGATTAACCATGCGCATCCTCGTCTCCCTGGATTTCATTAAAGAAGAAACCAAAGAGCGCATCGGAGGTCCCGGACCAGCGCTCATTTTGGAATTTAAAGAGAATTTGGAGGATTCTTCAGCACACCCGGGAGACGAACCTCGCTTCAGTCCCGATACCGAATGGATGCCCAAGGTGGTGATGATCGCTAAGCATACCTATGTCTGGTTGTATCAATTGAGCAAAAAATATAAAAGAGAGATAAAAAAATTGGATGAGATACCAGAGGAAGAATTAAAGATTTTGAGCGATTGGGGGTTCAATGCCCTTTGGCTTATCGGCATCTGGGAGAGGAGCAAGGCTTCAGCAAAGATAAAAAAACTGTGTGGTAATCCAGAGGCGCTCGCCTCTGCTTATTCAATTTATGATTACGAAGTTGCCCGGGATTTGGGTGGTGAGTCAGCATTCAATGCGTTGAAAGAGCGAGCACTAAGATATAACATCCGCCTGGCGGTGGATATGGTCCCCAATCATACGGCGATCGACTCTAAATGGATAAAAGAGCACCCGGACTGGTTTATCCAGTGTTCTAAACCTCCTTTCTTTAATTACCGCTTCCATGGTCCCAATCTTTCAGAAGACCCGGAACTGGAAATCTATATTGAAGATGGGTACTATAACCGGACCGATGCCGCGGTCGTTTTTAAACTGGTGGAGAAGAAAACCCAGCGTGTTCGTTATATCTACCATGGCAACGATGGGACAAGCACGCCCTGGAATGATACTGCCCAGCTGAATTTTCTCCTCCCCGAGGTTAGAGAGGCAGTCATTCAGAAGATAATCGAGATTGCCCGCAAAGCACCCATCATCCGACTGGATGCGGCAATGACCCTCACCAAGCGTCATTATCATAGGTTATGGTTTCCAGAGCCGGGTAAGGGTGGTGATATCCCTTCCCGAAGCGAATATAGCATGACCACAGCCCAATTCAATAAACTATTCCCCCGGGAATTTTGGCGCGAGGTGGTGGACCGCATTGCCCAGGTGGCTCCAGATACCCTACTCCTGGCAGAAGCATTCTGGCTCATGGAAGGATACTTTGTCCGAAACCTGGGCATGCACCGGGTTTATAACAGCGCCTTCATGAATATGCTCAAGATGGAACAGAATAAAGAATATCACCAGGTTTTAAAAAATGTTTTAGACTATAATCCTGAGATTCTCCGGCGCTTTGTGAATTTTATGAGCAATCCAGATGAATTGACCGCCGTCCAGCAATTCGGCAAGGACGATAAGTATTTTGGTGTCTGTATCATGATGGTAACGATGCCTGGTTTGTGTATGTTCGGGCACGGTCAAATTGAGGGATTCCAGGAAAAATACGGAATGGAATACGCGCGTTCTTATTGGGATGAGAAGCCTGATGAATATCTGATAAAAAGGCATGAGAAGGAAGTATTTCCATTATTAAAAAAGCGTCACCTTTTCAGCGGTGTAGAAAACTTTTATCTCTATGACTTTTATGATGAAAAAGGGAATATAGATGATAATGTCTTTGCATACTCAAACGGCAGTACTACGGAACGGGTGCTTGTTGTATATAATAACCGTTATCAAGAAACCCGGGGTTGGGTCCGTGCTTCGGAAAGATTTCATACCAAAAATCTTTGTGCGGGCTTGAATTTGAAATGCCAGGAGGGGTTATACTATCTATGTCGGGAAAATCGCAGTAATCTCTTTTATCTCATTTCACCTTTAGATATTGAGAAAAATGGCTGGTATCTCCACCTGGGTGCCTATAAATACCATGTCTATATGGATTTTGAAGAAGTGAGTGACCAGCCGGATGGAAATTATAAGAGATTATACGAATTTTTAGGTGGCGGAGGCTTTTTAAATCTAAAATGGGCATTGAAGGGTATGGAACTAATCCAGGGTATGGAAAAGGCATGCGCTTTTATAAAGACGATGGAACCACTTCTGGAAAAATCTTTGCTCTTTGACGCTCTAAAAGATGCTCTCAAAAGGCCCACTGAACTCAAAGATTTGTTTCTTTATACTCCGCTCGGCTTGATTATTGAGCAAGGCATTAACCTCTTGGAGAAGAAAACCACATTATCCAATTTCTTCCAGATACCCGCAGTTAAGGATTTTATCTTTGTCCATCACTATGAAGAAATTGAATGGTTTAATAAAGAGAGATTGGAACTCTTACTGGCTCTCCTTTTTATTGAGCTTATTGGACATAGATTCACCTCAGATGATTATAAAAATATTATAGCAGGGTTCGATCAAATTTTGAAGATTGCGATGACAAGCGGCTATCAATTCGGAAAATTTATCAATAACTTGACGCAGCTGGATTGTTGGGTATAA